The Dokdonia sp. 4H-3-7-5 genomic interval ACTACAATTTGTGGTAATTTGTAATCGAGCTTGTTGTCTCTTTTAAATTTTGTGATAATAGCCTCTTTTAGCTCTACATAACCGTCTACAGGGGTGTATGAATTATAGTTGTCATTTATAGCCTGTATTGCGGCATCCTTTATAAAGTCTGGAGTATTAAAATCTGGTTCTCCTAGGCTTAAACCTATAATATCTTTTCCTTCTGCTCTTAATTCTCTTGCTTTGGCAGCCATTGCTAGTGTTGCAGAGGTAGCCATTTCTGTTACACGGGTAGATAGTTTATTCATACTAGGAGATTATAAATTATGTTGATATAAGTTTTGTACTGCAAGTTAACAAAAAGTGCCAAATCCTTTAGGGATTTGGCACTTGATATTTTCTGAAAAATTAGGCTTGTTTTATGCAGTAATCGCAGGTTTCATTCCCATGTTTTTTAGGTGATTGAAGTGAGCAACGAGCGCCTTTCTTGTTGTTTCATATTCATGATAAGGAAGGTTAAATTCATTTGCTGTTTCTCTTACAATCTTACTAATCTTTGTATAGTGTACGTGACTAATGTGAGGGAAAATATGGTGTTCTACTTGGTGGTTTAAACCTCCAGAAAACCAGTTCATGATTCTGTTTTTAGTAGAAAAATTAACTGTAGTAAATAATTGGTGTATCGCCCACGTATTTTTCATGGTTCCTGTTTCATCAGGTAATGGCATGTGAGCATCTTCAACCATGTGTGCAAGTTGAAAAATCACACTTAAAATTACTCCAGCTACATAATGCATAATAAAGAATCCTATGAGAATTTTCCACCATGCAAGATCCATCACAATCATCGGGATTACAATCCACATACCTAGATAGATAGCTTTAGTAATAAGTAGTGTGCTCCATTGTCTCGCAGGACTTTGTAGTTTTCCATAAGATAGTTTGCGCTTCATGTAGCGTTTCATTTGGAAGAAATCTGTAGTGAGCGCCCAATTAAAAGTAAGGAGTCCATATAAAAATACAGAGTAATACTGCTGGAATTTATGAGCCCAATGCCACTTACCGTGTTTTGAGAAACGTAATACGCGTCCAGCTTCCATATCTTCATCATGGCCGTGTATGTTAGTATACGTGTGGTGAAGTACATTGTGTTGTACTTGCCAGTTATACACATTACCAGCTAGTATATAAATACTACTACCCATTAATTTGTTGACCCATTTTTTACTAGAAAATGAACCGTGATTTCCATCATGCATTACATTCATACCTATTCCAGCCATTCCTACACCCATTACAACAGTAAGAAGTAATTGTAGCCACGTAGGCATATCAAGGGTCAAGAATAAAAAATAAGGTACTAAGTATATAGCAAACATGATAATCGCCTTGAGGTACAATTTCCAGTTACCTGTGCGTTTAATATCATTTTCTTTAAAATAAGAATTTACACGTTTATTCAGCGTTCTGAAGAATTTTGCTGAGTCCGTGCGCGAAAATTTAATTGTATTTTCCATAATAATGTAATTACCCTTACATAGCGCACTTTAATTCAAGATATTGCACTCTGCATAGCGTTTTTCTCTCGCTTTCGCGAAAAAGTTTTTCTTTTATAATAGCGTTGTAAAAGTAATACTTAATCCCGCTCACAGCTATGAACCTGCGTTAAAATAATAGGGAGTAAAATGGTACTTTTACAGTCCTAATATACTACTAATGGATATCATATTAAAATACTTTCCTGATCTCACCGAAACTCAAATTGAGCAATTCTCAAAATTGAAGGATTTATATCACGACTGGAATCTTAAAATCAATGTTGTGAGCCGTAAGGATATTGATGAAATATACTTACGTCATGTACTACACTCACTGGGCATTGCAAAGATACAGCGATTTAACCCTGGAAGTAAAATTCTTGACGTGGGTACTGGAGGAGGATTTCCAGGAGTACCACTAGCGATACTACACCCAGAGGTGAATTTTCACCTAGTAGATAGCATTGGTAAAAAAATCAAAGTAGTAAACGAGGTTGTAGAGGGTCTTGGTATTACAAATGTAAAGACAACAAACGATCGCGTTGAGACCGTAAAAGATCAATATGACTTTGTAGTTTCTCGCGCAGTAGCCCAAATGGAAACATTTGTGCACTGGGTAAAAGGTCGTATTGCCAAAAAGTCTACTCACGAACTCAAGAATGGAATTCTTTACTTAAAAGGTGGCGATCTTACAGAAGAGCTTCAAAAGTACACGACTACCACCATCTATGAACTTCCTTTATTTTTTGAAGAAGAGTTTTTCGAAACTAAAAAGGTAGTACACTTACCTATGAAGTTTAAGGGGTAAAACTTTTATAGTCATATATTTAATTCCAAAGTTTATAGTAAGAATGCTTATTGTAGACTTTGGAATTTTTTCATTTTAAAACTTTTTTAAATTTACGAGGCAACCTTTTACAAAGAGCCTGCGTCTTTATAGATAGAAACCCATCAATCAAGTATGAAAGTCATACAGTTTAATAACGAGAAACAGCTTATTAAAAAAGCTATAAAAGGCAATAGAGATGCTCAACGAGCACTCTATGAGCAGCACGCGCCTAAGATGCTAAGTGTGTGTCGTTATTATATAAAGGATGTTCACCAGGCAGAGGAGGCTATGTGTAATGGGTTTTTAAAAGTATTTACAAAGCTAGATAGTTTTAAAAATGCAGGAAGCTTTGAGGGATGGATACGCAGGATTATGGTAAGAGAGAGCATTTCTTACTTGCGTGCGTTAAAGAAATTGTATTTCAAAGAAGATGGTGAGATTGAGAGTAACGATGCTATAAATAATATCCAGACAGATCTCGAGGTGGCACACATCCAGAGTTTAATAGATGATCTGCCAGAGGGATACCGTGTAGTCTTTATAATGTACGCTATAGAAGGATACAAACATAAGGAAATAGCGACTACACTAGGAATAAGTGAGAGCACCTCAAAAAGTCAATTATTTAAAGCAAGGAGGCAATTGCAAGCAAAACTTGAAGAAGAATTAATTAATAATGTGACCAATGAAGTTAGAAGATAATTTTAAAGAAAAGTTGGAAGGTCGCCGTATAGCACCTACCGCATCTGCTTGGGATCGTATAGAGGGTAAACTTGAGACGGAGCAGGGTAAAAAGAAAAATGGCATAGTGTTCTGGCTTGCTATTGCGGCTAGCTTTATTGCAGGTGTTTTTCTTACAGCTATCATTTTTGGAGATGATACTGATGGAATAGAAAATCAAATAGTACAAACGCCAGAAACTATTAATAATACCATCGATAAAGAAGATGCAAGTAATATTGATGTAAGGAACACTGAGAACATACAGATGGTAGGGGTTGTAGAAAAAGATGCTGCAGCAGAGGTGGAGAAGGATGAAGTTACGCTTTCGCGAAAGCGTGATGCGAAGCAAAAAACTAATACTGCTGCTACCAAAACATACCGCAATAATTATAAGCCAACAGCCACAGTTGCTTCAACTAAAAACTATGCCGTAGCTAAGGTAGATAAGGAAAATGACGGAATGGTAAGTGATAAGTCATTTAACAAGGCTTATGTGTCTCAAGAAAATAATGGCGTAACAGTTGCTGATGCAAGTGATTTTTCTGTAACTGATGATGAGGTCGATATGCTACTTAAAAATGCACAAACTGAAATAAAGCGACAGAAAATCTATGAAGCACAAACTCCAGTGGTAAATGCAAACGAATTACTGCTAGATGTTGAGGCGGCTATAGATCCAGACTCTTTTAAAGATAGAATGTTCCGTACGCTTAAAAAAGAGTTTAATAGAGCCGTAGAGGCAGTTGCAAATAAAGATAATTAAGAAAATTCATCAATAACGCGCCATCATCGAGCGCACAAAACAAAAACAATTATGAAGTCAATTATTAAAATTGCCCTAGCGGCAACAGTGATCATCTTTGCCCAAAATGTGCATGCGCAAGACACAGAATCGCCTGTGGAGACAGAAAGTAAAAGAGAAAAGAAGCAACGAGAGATAAAGGAAAAACTTGTAGATTTTGAAGACAAGAATAAAGACTTAATTAGTGGATTTAGACAAGAGCAGGTTGAAGTTCTCAAAGAAAGACGAGAGCAAGTAATAGAAGACTGGAAGCAAGTTTTAAAATCTCGAATAGAGTCATTGAATAAATTTAAAAATGAGGATACATATTCCCTTGATGAAATCGAGCAGCGTAAGAAAGAAGCTGCCGAAGAGGTTGCTCTTAATATTGAAAACGAACTAGCAATTATTGATAACCAAATTGAACTAGTAAAACGCACTGGACACATTAATCCATCAAAAGGAAACAATATTGAGATAGGACTGGGTAGTATGGATCAAGATGGAAATAGGGTGATAGGTATCGCTGTAAATAGGAATAAGCCCTCTACCATGAATTATGACAGGCGCACCTATGGAGAAACCGTTTTTGCAATGGGTCTTAATAATGCAATAAGTGATAATGCAGATATAGGTGATGACTTTTCTATAGGTAAATCTACGTTTGTGGAGTTAGGTTATGCTTGGAAAACGAGAGTTTTTAAAAATTCGGGAGCGCTACAGTTTAAGTACGGACTCTCCTTACAGAGCAATTTCTTATCTATTAAAGACAACAGAACTCTAGAAAGTGTTGACGGAGAAAATACTTTTCAAGAATTTCCATTTGATCTTAAAAAGGCAAAAATCAGAGTGACAAACCTTGTGGTGCCGTTGCATTTTGAATTCGGAGGATGGAAAAAAGAACAGAAGGAAGATTATGTGCGTTACAGAACGGGTGGTAAATTTAGAATGGGAATAGGTGGATATGCAGGGGTGCGCTTAGGAACTCAGCAAAAATTAAAATATAAAGAAAATGGCGACCGTGTAAAAACGAAATCACGTCAAGACTACGACGGTGATAACTTAGTTTACGGACTGTCAAGTTACATAAGAGTGACTGGAGACCTGAGCTTGTATGCTAAGTACGATTTGAGTTCGGCGTTTAAAACGGTAGAGCTGGGAGAGGTAAATAACGTTTCTCTTGGATTGCGATTAGACTTATAGGTTAGTTGTTACGCTTTCGCGAAAGCGTGATTAAAAAAATAATAGCTCAGATATTTAAATGTCTGGGCTATTTCTATTTCTAAGTGATTCGATTTTGTACACAGCTTACAGCTATTTCTATTGAAAACTGTTGTATTTTGAAGTACTTTTGCAGGCTGCCATTGGCACTTCTTAATTAACACGCTGTACTGTCTTGATATCCAAAGAAACCATAGATAAAGTTTTTGAAACTGCTCGTGTAGAGGAGGTGATAGGCGATTTTGTAGTTCTTAAAAAGTCGGGGTCAAATTTTAAAGGGCTCTCTCCATTTTCTGACGAGCGTACGCCTAGTTTTATGGTGAGTCCTGTGAAGCAAATTTGGAAAGATTTCTCTACAGGAAAAGGAGGCTCTGCTGTTTCATTCTTAATGGAACATGAGCATTTTAGCTATCCAGAAGCCATAAAGTACCTTGCCAAAAAGTACAACATTGAGATAGAGGAGACAGAGCGTACAGATGAGCAAAAGGAGGCTGCAAATGAGCGTGAGAGTATGTATCTCGTGAGTGAGTATGCTCGTGATTACTTCCATAAAACAATGCTCAACTCTGAACAAGGAAAGGCAATAGGTCTTTCATATTTTAAGGAAAGAGGTTTTACGGCAGCAACTATTGAAAAATTTGAGTTAGGTTATAATCCTGATCAATGGGATGTTTTTACAAGTGAGGCCATACGTCAAGGATACAAACTAGATTACTTAGAAAAAACTGGACTATCCATTGTAAAGGAGGAGAAACAATTTGACCGATTTAAAGGTCGAGTAATGTTTCCTATACACTCTATGAGTGGTCGTGTGCTTGGTTTTGGGGGTAGAATATTAGATAGTAGTAAGAAAGCTGCAAAGTATCTCAACTCGCCAGAGAGTGATATTTACCATAAGAGTAAAGTGCTTTATGGTATCTATTATGCAAAGCAATCTATAGCAAAGGAAGATAACTGTTACCTAGTAGAAGGATATACAGATGTGATACAGATGTTTCAATCTGGTATTGAGAATGTGGTTTCCTCTTCTGGAACGGCACTTACTCCAGAGCAAATACGATTAGTAAATCGTTTGACAAAAAATATTACGGTTCTCTTTGACGGTGATGCCGCAGGACAGCGAGCTGCACTAAGAGGGATTGATTTGATTCTCGAGCAGGGAATGAACGTAAAGGTGTGTTCTTTTCCAGAGGGTGAGGACCCAGATTCTTTTTCGCGAAAGCATAGTAAAGAAGAAATCGTCGCGTTCTTTGATGAAAATGCAAAAGACTTTATACAGTACAAAGCAAATCTTCTTGTAAAAGAGGCAGCTGGTGATCCTATTAAAAAGGCAGATACTGTGCGTGATATGGTGGAGAGTATTTCAAAAATACCTGATGCCATAAAGCAAGAAATATATGTGCAAGAGTGTGCACGTATCATGGAGGTTTCTGAAACAGTTCTTTATAATACGCTTGCTCAAATACTTAAAAAAGATAAAAAGGAAACTGTAAAACAAGATCGAGGTAATCAATCACCACCACCAGAATATATGTCTGTGGTGCCAGATGAGATGCCTAATGCTGTTGAGAAAGTTAATGTGCTTTATGAACTTGAGCGCAAACTTATAGAGTCTTTACTTTTATATGGCCAGGTAGAGGAGGATTTTGAAGATCTTGTTCTCAAAGAAAATGAGGATGGTAGTCTTGAGCTAGAGCCCATCATTCATAAGGCAAGAGTTTTTGAGAAAATATATTTAGATCTTCAAGACGATGAGGTGGAATTTACAAATGACCTCTTTAAGGTGCTCTATGGTAAAATAGTGGCACAAATGCATTTGGATAATAATTTCCAGGTTCAGAACTTTATAAATGAGCTAGCTCCAGAGGAAGCTAGTGAGATATCTAATATTATTCTCAATGATGAGAAGTATGAGCTTCACCGCTGGGATACACGAGAGGTTTATGTGCGTAAGAAAGATACTTCTGTGGGGCAGTTTGTTACCGAAACAGTATTGAGTCTTAGAAAATATCTTATTACAGAAAAGAT includes:
- a CDS encoding fatty acid desaturase family protein translates to MENTIKFSRTDSAKFFRTLNKRVNSYFKENDIKRTGNWKLYLKAIIMFAIYLVPYFLFLTLDMPTWLQLLLTVVMGVGMAGIGMNVMHDGNHGSFSSKKWVNKLMGSSIYILAGNVYNWQVQHNVLHHTYTNIHGHDEDMEAGRVLRFSKHGKWHWAHKFQQYYSVFLYGLLTFNWALTTDFFQMKRYMKRKLSYGKLQSPARQWSTLLITKAIYLGMWIVIPMIVMDLAWWKILIGFFIMHYVAGVILSVIFQLAHMVEDAHMPLPDETGTMKNTWAIHQLFTTVNFSTKNRIMNWFSGGLNHQVEHHIFPHISHVHYTKISKIVRETANEFNLPYHEYETTRKALVAHFNHLKNMGMKPAITA
- the rsmG gene encoding 16S rRNA (guanine(527)-N(7))-methyltransferase RsmG, encoding MDIILKYFPDLTETQIEQFSKLKDLYHDWNLKINVVSRKDIDEIYLRHVLHSLGIAKIQRFNPGSKILDVGTGGGFPGVPLAILHPEVNFHLVDSIGKKIKVVNEVVEGLGITNVKTTNDRVETVKDQYDFVVSRAVAQMETFVHWVKGRIAKKSTHELKNGILYLKGGDLTEELQKYTTTTIYELPLFFEEEFFETKKVVHLPMKFKG
- a CDS encoding RNA polymerase sigma factor, giving the protein MKVIQFNNEKQLIKKAIKGNRDAQRALYEQHAPKMLSVCRYYIKDVHQAEEAMCNGFLKVFTKLDSFKNAGSFEGWIRRIMVRESISYLRALKKLYFKEDGEIESNDAINNIQTDLEVAHIQSLIDDLPEGYRVVFIMYAIEGYKHKEIATTLGISESTSKSQLFKARRQLQAKLEEELINNVTNEVRR
- the dnaG gene encoding DNA primase, translated to MISKETIDKVFETARVEEVIGDFVVLKKSGSNFKGLSPFSDERTPSFMVSPVKQIWKDFSTGKGGSAVSFLMEHEHFSYPEAIKYLAKKYNIEIEETERTDEQKEAANERESMYLVSEYARDYFHKTMLNSEQGKAIGLSYFKERGFTAATIEKFELGYNPDQWDVFTSEAIRQGYKLDYLEKTGLSIVKEEKQFDRFKGRVMFPIHSMSGRVLGFGGRILDSSKKAAKYLNSPESDIYHKSKVLYGIYYAKQSIAKEDNCYLVEGYTDVIQMFQSGIENVVSSSGTALTPEQIRLVNRLTKNITVLFDGDAAGQRAALRGIDLILEQGMNVKVCSFPEGEDPDSFSRKHSKEEIVAFFDENAKDFIQYKANLLVKEAAGDPIKKADTVRDMVESISKIPDAIKQEIYVQECARIMEVSETVLYNTLAQILKKDKKETVKQDRGNQSPPPEYMSVVPDEMPNAVEKVNVLYELERKLIESLLLYGQVEEDFEDLVLKENEDGSLELEPIIHKARVFEKIYLDLQDDEVEFTNDLFKVLYGKIVAQMHLDNNFQVQNFINELAPEEASEISNIILNDEKYELHRWDTREVYVRKKDTSVGQFVTETVLSLRKYLITEKIKELMNQTKDSTDNKEIIKDILDYQSLNTLLGNKLGRVLSV